The genome window TTCTGCGTGCGCACCACGATGCAGCGTGCTGCGGCGGAGGGCTACGACGTCACGCTCGTGAGCGACGCGCACACCACCGTCGACACCGAGTGGGACGACGTGCCGATCACGGGGGAGCAGATCGTCGCACACACGAACATGTACTTCTCAGGACTGCGGTACCCGGGCCAGCGGTTCGCGATCGCCACGCACGACGAGGTCGCGCTCTGAGGACGGGTCGCGCTCTATCCTGATCCCGTGACCCAGTACGCCGCACCGGCCAAGACGAATGTGCTCGCCCTCGTCGGCTTCATCGCCGCATTCATGATCCCGCTCGCGGGCGTGATCCTGTCCGTGTTCGCCCGGCGTCAGCTCGATGCGCCGGGCAACGCCGAATCCGGCCGCGGACTCGCCCGCTGGGCGATGGTGATCGGCGTCCTCGGCACGCTCGCTCAGATCGGCTTCTTCATCATCTGGTTCTCGCTGTTCTTCCGTGCGGTCGGCGCAATGGCTTCCTGACAGACTGGTCTGATGACCGCAACGCTCGTCGCCCAGAATCTGGCAGGTGGCTACGGTCACCGCATCCTCTTCGAGGGCCTCGACCTGACCGTCGCTCCCGGAGACGTCATCGGGGTCGTCGGTGCGAACGGCGCGGGCAAGTCCACGCTGCTCCGAATCCTCGCGGGGGTTCTCGCTCCCGCTGACGGCACGGTGTCTCTCGCTCCGACCGACGCCTTCGTCGGCTGGCTGCCGCAGGAGCACGAGCGCGTCGAGGATGAGACGGTCGCCGAGTACATCGCGCGCCGCACGGGGTGCGCTGCGGCCACGCGAGAGATGGATGCCGCCGCTGCCGCGCTGGGAGACCCTTCCCTCGCACCCGCGGGAACGGATCCCGCGGACACATACTCGCAGGCCCTCGACCGGTGGCTCGCCAGCGGCGCGGCCGACCTCGATGAGCGCATCCCCGCAGTGCTGGCGGACCTCGGCCTCCCGAACGGCGGACGCGTGGCCGAGAACGCCCTCATGACGGGACTGTCCGGAGGTCAGGCCGCACGCGTCGGGCTGGCCGCCCTGCTGCTGTCGCGCTTCGACATCGTCTTCCTCGACGAGCCGACGAACGACCTCGACCTCGACGGCCTCGATCGGCTGGAGGCTTTCGTTCGCGGACTCCGCGGTGGCGTCGTGCTGGTCAGTCACGACCGGGAGTTCCTTGCGCGAAGCGTCACCCGGGTTCTCGAGCTCGATCTCGCGCAGAACTCCTATCGCGTCTATGGCGGCGGGTACGACGCGTACATCGAGGAACGCGCGGTCGTCCGCCGTCACCTGCGGGAGAAGTACGACGAGTTCGCCGACAAGAAGGCGGATCTCGTCGCCCGTGCCCGCACGCAACGGGAGTGGTCGAGCCAGGGCGTGCGCAACGCGATGAAGAAGTCTCCGGACAACGACAAGATCAAGCGCAAGGCGTCGACGGAGTCCAGCGAGAAGCAGGCACAGAAGGTGCGTCAGATGGAGAGCCGGATCGCACGCCTCGACGAGGTCGAGGAGCCTCGAAAGGAGTGGCAGCTCGAGTTCACGATCGGGTCTGCGCCTCGCTCGAGCACCGTCGTGTCGACGTTGAACTCCGCGGTCTTCCGGCAGGGCGAATTCACGCTCGGTCCGCTGTCGCTGCAGGTCGACGCAGGCGATCGCATCGGCATCACCGGCCCGAACGGAGCGGGGAAGTCCACTCTGCTGCGCGCGCTCCTCGGGCGACAGGCGCCCGTCGAGGGTACCTCGACGCTCGGAGGCAGCGTGCTGATCGGAGAGATCGACCAGGCGCGCTCGCTCCTGGTCGGTGAGACTGCGCTCGCCGATGCGTTCGAGGCGCTCGTACCCGAGATGGCGTCGGCCGAGGTGCGGACTCTGCTGGCCAAGTTCGGTCTCAGGGCCGACCACGTGACGCGGCCGGTGGACGATCTCTCACCGGGGGAGCGCACGAGGGCGGCACTCGCCCTGCTGCAGGCGCGCGGGATCAACCTTCTGGTGCTCGACGAGCCCACCAACCACCTAGATCTTCCCGCGATCGAACAGCTCGAGCAGGCCCTCGAGGCCTATACGGGCACGCTTCTGCTCGTCACGCACGACCGTCGGATGCTGGAGGCGGTGCAGACGAACCGCCACTGGAGCGTCGAGAACGGACAGGTCGAAGAACGCTGAGTCTCGGTGCCTCGGAAGCTCAGCGACCCTGACGCTTCTTGTACGGCTTGGGCTGCCCCTTGACGATGGGCGCGCGTCCCTTGCCCTTGGACGCCTTGGCCTTCCCGCCCGCCGGAGCCGCGGTCTTCGGTGCGGGCGGGGGAGCAGCCGCGACAGTGGCCTGAGCCTCGACGAGGAACAGTTCTCCGACGCTCGTCAGGCGAGGTGTGCCCTCGCGGTTGATGAGCGTGTGGCCCACCTCTGCTTCGAGCTTGTCGAGCGAGGTGTAGAGCGACGCCAGCGGGATGCCCAGCTCCTTCGCGGCTCGGGGGAAGTGCAACGTCTCGGCGAGGACGACGTAGCGACGGAGCAGTGCCAACTTCATGCGCGTGAACGGTCCTTCTCGAACCGCGACGATCGCGGCTCTGGTTCTAACCTACGCGAGCCGGGGGCGCACACACCCCGGACGCACGGATGCCGCGGCTCGATGAGCCGCGGCATCCGGGGAGTCTTCGTCAGGCGACCTTCGGGAGAACGGCGAAGGACACCGAGCCCTCGTCGTCGACCCCGGCATCGAGGACCTTGTCGTCGAGCGCGGCGGCGGCCGTCTCATCGAGGAACAGACGGGTGCCTGAGACCTCGACGACCTGATCCTCAGGCTCGGGATCGGGCGTCACCAGGACGGCGAGACGCGCACCGCCGTCCGGCCCGGGCGCGGGCGTGGAGTGAATGCGGAGCCCTGCGTCGGTGGCATCGGTCTGACGGCTGACGAGGGTGTTCACGATTGCGGTGGCGTTATCGGTGAGGGTGAGCACGAGACTCTCCTTCCGGTTGCGGACACGACGCGGGTGCGGCGTGTCCGGGCCACGATTCCCCACCCGGTGACGCGTTTCAACCCGGCGCGCCCGGTTCGGAGGGGTCTCCCACCTGATGCAGAGGTTTTCTCAGGAAGACCTGTTCCGTCCCGTCGCCATCGGGCACTCGCACGGTCTCTCGGTAGCCGCACGCTTCGTAGAGGCGGATGTTCGCCTCGCTCAGGCTGCCTGTGAAGAGTTCTGCCTCCGCCGCCGTGGACGAGCGCTCCGCCGCGTCGAGGAGAGTTCGGCCGATGCCCTCGCCCTGCATGTCAGGCGCGATCGCGATGCGACCGATGAGCAGTACGCCGTCGTCCTCGACATACCGGATCGCGCCCACCATACGTCCGTCGACGCGGGCGGTCAGACCGCTGCCTGCGCGAAGCTCCGCCTCGACCTCGGCGAGCGTCTGCGTCAGCGGCGGCATGTCGGCACTGCCATAGATCTGCGCCTCCGAGACGAAGGCCGCTCGTTGCAGGGTGAGCACCTCACCGGCATCTGCTTCGGTCATCGGCGCGATAGCCAACTCTGGGTCGTCGCCGCCGGTCTGGTCACGGGATGTCTCTGGTTCGTTCACTGCGCCACGATCAGCCCTGCACCGGGGGACTGTCAACCCCCTCGAACATGAGGGCCTCGGAGGCTACCGTCGCAGACCACACCCGAGGAGGATTTCATGGCGGAGAACACCAAGTCCAAGACAGGCAGCACGTCCACGCGTGGAGCGAAGACGACCAGGCGACAGAACGCCGAGAAGGGCTTCACGGCCACTTCGACGCTGGCCGCCAACCTGCAGCTCGTGCTCGTCGACCTGATCGAGCTCTCATTGCAGGGCAAGCAGGCTCATTGGAACGTCGTCGGACGCAACTTCCGCGACACCCACCGTCAGCTCGACGAGATCATCGATGCGGCGCGCACTTTCAGCGACACGGTCGCCGAGCGCATGCGGGCGCTGCACGCCGTTCCCGACGGCCGCACCGACACGATCGCCGAGACGACATCGCTTCCCGCGTTCCCCATGGGTGAGGTGTCGACCACCGACACGATCGACCTCATCACCGCGCGCCTCGAAGCCGCGATCGGCACCGTCCGAGACGTCCACGATGCCGTCGATGAGGAGGACCCGACCTCTGCGGACATCCTGCACGCCGTCCTCGAGAGCCTCGAGCAGTTCGCCTGGATGGTCAGCGCCGAGAACCGGACCCCCGCCGGGCGCTGAGCGCTCGGGGGCTGTCTCTCAGCTCCGGTCGTCCGCCCCGCCCCGCTCGCCCTCGCGACGAACGAGGCGAGGGAGGACGATCCAGAGAAGGAGAACGCCCACCAGGGACGCGACGAGAGCGATGAGGCCCGCAGCGCGATTCACTGTGAAGTCGATGATGAGGGTCGTGACACCGATCGTGAGGGCGGCGATCGCCACGAGATCGATCTTCACGATGCGCGCGGCCACCCGCACGAGCTCGGGTTTGCGGCGCCGGCCGAACAGCGCCCTGTGCATACCGACCGGGGCGAGTGCCAGAATGGTGGCCACCGCGGCCAGGGCCACGAGCACCACATACACGTCCCGCTGGAACTCGTCCATGTCCTCGAACCGGGGGGTGAACGCGACGGCGAGGAGGAAACCAGTGAGGATCTGCGTTCCGGTCTGCATCACCCGCAGCTCTTGGAGCAGCTCTTCCCAGTTGCGGTCGGCGCGTTCGTTGCGGGTCTCATCGCGTCCGTCGATCAGGTCATCGCGTTCGGCGGCGGGCAGCGGCGCTTCGGGTTCCATGTGGTCAGTCTCGCGGGGGAGGCAGGATGCTGTCCAGGCTCTTGCACGACGAGCGATGAGGAGGCTCGGATGACGATTCCACCCATCCGCGAATGGTGGTCGGAGCTGTCCCTCGACGCGCAGGTCGAGGTGCTCGGCGACACCGCACCTCACCTCGGCGAGAAGGCTCGCGAGGAGATCCGCACCATCACGGGAGCCGTGGTCGGGATGGCCGAGAGACTGTCCGACGATGACCTCGCCTTTGCGCGCCAGGAGGCTCGGGCGGAGGTCGATGCGGCGGGCGATGATTGATCCGGGCCGCGCTCAGCTGCCGCTCGACGGGTGCTCTTCCCGCAGGCGCGGTTCCGTGCGGCGCTCGGGGCGCACCCCCGCCTTGTCTGCGTAGAAGGCACGGATCCGGTCCATGTCGGCGGGAATGTCGCCGGTCAGGTCGATCGTGGGTCCGAGGCCGGTCGTCATGGTGGTGCGATCGACGAACCCGAGCGTGATCGGCATCCCCGTCTCGCGGGCGATGCGGTAGAAGCCCGACTTCCAGTACTCGTTGCCACCGCGGGTGCCGTCGGGGGTGATGACCAGGCCGAACACGCTTCCTGAGTGGACCTGTGCGACCACATCGGTGACGACGCGGGCCGGGTCTGCTCGGTCGACGGGGATGCCCCCGAGGTGGCGCATGACCGGGCCCCGCCATCCCTTGAAGAGGCTGCTCTTGCCGAGCCAGTGCACCTCGATGTCCAGACGCCAGGCGATGGCGAGCATCAGCACGAAGTCCCAATTGGAGGTGTGCGGCGCGCCGATCAGGATCGTCGGGCGCGTCGGCGTGCCCTCAGCGGTGAGGGTCCAGCGGCTGAGCGTCCAGTACAGGCGGGCGATGAGTCGTTTGAGCACTCGTCAACCGTAGGGGAGCGCGGCTGTCCATCCGCTGTCGATTTCGGCGCCACCCGGTCGGAGCAGGCGTAGCATCTAATGATGGCCAAGACACAGGACTCCGTCGAGCAGGACGCTCCCAGCGCGCTCCAGCCGCTTCCGGACGCTCTGAACCTGCTCGAGAACGACTCCGCCGGGTATTGCAGCGGCGGCGTCTGCCACTTCCCCGCGCCGAAGACGCAGTAGCCAGTCAGACGCCGCCGCGGCGGTGATCAGTGTCCGCCGTGCACTCCGCCGGCGATGTCATCTGCGGGCTTGCGCACGAAGGCGCTGAGCGCAACGGCGGCGAGCGAGATGATCGCGGCGATCAGGAACGCCATGCGCGCACCCGGTGCGCCGGCAGCTGCTGTCTCCAGTCCTTCTGCCTCGCCGGCGTGCAGGATCGCCGAGTAGGTCACGGTGAGTACGGCCACGCCGGCCGCTCCGCCGACCTGCTGGAGCGTGTTGAGCACCGCCGATCCGTGCGAGTACAGCGATCGCTGAAGGGATCCGAGCGAGGCGGAGAACAGCGGCGTGAACGACATCGCCAGTCCGACCGACATCGCGGCCTGCACGATGATCAGCACCCACCACACGGTGTGCTCGCCCACGGTCGAGTAGTAGAACAGCGCCGCCGACACGAGGATCGTTCCGGGGATGAGAAGCGGGCGGGTGCCGCGTGCGTCGTACACCCGGCCCATGATCGGGCCCAGCAGACCCATCAGCACGGAGCCGGGCAGCAGGATGAGGCCGGACTCGAGGGCGTTGAGGCCGGCGACGTTCTGCAGGTACTGAGGGAGGAGCGTCAGCGTGCCGAACATCGACAGCGCGAGGATCGTCATGATGACGACCGAGAACGTGAAGTTCACGGAGCGGAACACGCGCAGGTCGAGCAGTGCGTCGTCGATGCGCTGCAGGACGAGTTGACGCCACACGAACAGCGCAAGCGCGACGGCGCCCACGACGAGCGCGACGATGCCTGCGGTCTCGCCGGACCCGCCCTCGCCGCCGAACTGGCTGAGGCCGAAGACGATGCCACCGAATCCGAGGGCTGCGAGCGGGATGGAGAGCACGTCGAGAGGGACCTTGCGGGTCTCGCCGAGGTTCGTCATCCACTTGGCGCCGATGAGAAGAGAGACGAGCGCGATCGGAAGGATGATCGCGAACAGCGCGCGCCAGTTGAGCGTTTCGAGGACGGCACCGGCGAGCGTCGGGCCGATCGCGGGAGCCAGCGAGATGACGAGACCGACACGGCCCATCATCCGGCCGCGGGACTGAGGCGGCACCACGTTCATGATCGTCGTCATGAGCAGCGGCATCATGATTCCGGTGCCTGCGGCCTGGATGACGCGACCGGCGAGCAGCACCTCGAAGCCGGGAGCGATCAGCGCGACCAGTGTTCCGAGTGAGAACGAGATCATCGCGGCGATGAAGACCTGGCGCGTCGTGAAGCGCTGCAGGATGAAACCGGTTGTCGGGATGACCACGGCCATGGTGAGCATGAACGCGCTCGTCAGCCACTGCCCGAGTTCGGGCGGGATTCCGAGATCCGCGTTCAGGTGCGGGATCGCGATTCCCATCGTCGTCTCGTTGAGGATGGCGACGAACGCAGCGACGAGAAGGAGCCAGATCACACGCATGTCGCTGCGAGAGATCTCCCCTCCTGACGACGCAGGGGGCGTGGTGATCGAACCGGTGTCGACGGCAGACATACGGCCTCCTAGGCACTGAAGAGGGGGGAGATCGCGCGAGTGCGCGGGGACCACTCAGCGTAACCACAGGTTCGGACATTTCATTCCGGATCCGCTCGGATCCGCTCTCAGCGGAGCTGGGGGCTGCCGCGAGCGGCCCGGCGTCCGCCACCCTGACTACGCTGGCGACATGAGCATGGGTGGCGGACGCGGCGGATTCCGCGGCGTGGACGAGAGCGCACAGCGTCGACTCAATGCCGAGGCGCCGCGGATCAGCGGACTCGGAGCGAGGGTCATCACCCTGTTCCGGCCGTACCGGTGGCGCATCTTCTGGACGGGCGTGCTGGTCGTCATCGGCGCCGGCATCGCGGTCATCCCGCCGCTGATCGTGCAGCGCATCTTCGATGATGCGCTGTTCCCCGTCGACGGCGGCGGTCCGCAGCTGCAGCTGCTCATCTGGCTCGTGTCGGCGATGGTCGGCCTGTTCCTCGTCTCCGCAGTTCTCGGCGTCGCCCAGACGTGGCTCACCTCGACGGTCGGCAACAGCGTCACCGGCGATCTGCGAGTACGGCTCTTCGAGCACCTGCAGGCGATGGAGCTCGGGTTCTTCACCCGCACGAAGACCGGGGTGATCCAGTCGAGGCTGCAGAACGACGTCGGCGGCGTCTCCGGCGTGCTGACGAACACGGTCACGAGCATCCTGGGCAACGTCGTCACGGTGATCGCCTCGCTGGTCGCGATGATCCTGATCGATTGGCGTCTGACCCTGATCGCTGTCGTGCTGATGCCGTTCCTGATCATCGTGCAGCGACGCGTCGGCCAGGTCCGCGCGCGCATCGCCGGGGAGACGCAGGAGTCGCTGTCGGAGCTCACCTCGATCACGCAGGAGACGCTGAGCGTGTCGGGGATGCTGCTGTCCAAGGCGTTCAACAGGCAGCGCACCGAATCCCAGCGCTACCAGGCGGAGAACCGCAACCAGGTGAAGCTGCAGGTTCGGAGGGCGATGAGCGGCCAGGGCTTCTTCGCCGTCGTCCAGGTGCTCATGGCGAGCGTGCCGGCTGTCATCTATCTCGTCTCGGGATACCTGATCGCGGGCGGTACCGGCGCGATCACCGCCGGTACCGTCGTCGCGTTCACGACGGTCCAGGCGCGTCTGCTCCAGCCGCTGATGGGCCTCATGCGGGTCTCGTTGGATCTGCAGACCTCGTCCGCGCTGTTCGCGCGCATCTTCGAGTACCTCGACCTCGTCCCCGAGATCCGGGACGCACCGGATGCGATCACCGTCGCCGAGGCGCCGGGGCCGCGCGGGCGGATCGAGTTCGACGACGTCGTCTTCCGCTATCCCGATGCCGCGCCGGACGCGCGCCCCACGCTCCAGGGTGTCTCGTTCGTCGCGGAACCGGGGAAGCACGTCGCGTTCGTGGGTCCTTCGGGGGCGGGCAAGACGACCGTGCTCTACCTCGCTCCGCGCCTGTACGAGGCTCACGGCGGGGCCGTGCTGTTCGCGGGGGCCGATGTCCGCACGCTCACGCAGGAGTCGATCATCGATCAGGTCGGGATCGTGTCGCAGGAGACCTATCTGTTCCACGCGACGATCCGCGAGAACCTCCTGTACGCGAAGCCGGGTGCGACGGAGGACGAGGTGATCGCCGCGTGCGTCGCGGCGAACATCCACCACATCATCGCCGGATTCGAAGACGGCTACGACACGGTCGTCGGAGAGCGCGGCTACCGGCTCTCGGGCGGCGAGAAGCAGCGCATCGCGATCGCCCGCGTGCTGCTCAAGGACCCGCCGGTGCTGCTGCTCGACGAGGCCACCTCGGCTCTCGACACCGTCTCCGAGCGCGTCGTTCAGGAGGCACTGGACGAGGCAGCCAAGGGACGCACGACCCTGACGATCGCGCACCGGCTGTCGACGGTGATCGGTGCGGACGTCATCCACGTGCTCGAGGCGGGGCGGATCGTCGAGTCCGGCACCCATGCCGAGCTCATCGCTCGTGGCGGGCTCTACGCCGAGCTCGCCGCGCAGCAGGTCGCGGCGTCTCGGGTGATCGAGACCGAGACCGTCATCGAGGAGGCCGTGGCCGGGGGAGTGAGTGCGGCGCTCGCCGACCGGCGGGCCGACCGTGCGCCGGAGGACTCCGCCGGAGCGGATGCGGTCGCGACCCTCACGGCGTCGGTGCCGCTGCTCGACGCTCCGCGCGCCGACGAGAGGGTATACCCGGCAGAGGGCTGAGCCGCTGTCAGGGCACCGAGCTGGTGTCAGTGCGCGGAGAGGCCACCGTCGATGAACAGCGACTGACCGGTGACGTAGCTCGATCCCGCACCAGCCAGGAAGACGGCGGCTGCCGCGAAATCCGAAGGCAGGCCGTTGCGACCGATCATCGTTCGGGCGGCAAGGGCGGCGATCTGGGCGGGGTCCTCCTGCAGTCGGGCGTTCAGCGGCGTGAGCACGAACCCGGGGACGAGCGTGTTGCTCGTGACGCCGGTGCCGCCCCAGGCCTCGGCCTCGGACCGCATCAGCGACTCCACCGCACCCTTGGACACGCCATAGATCCCGCTGCCGACGAAGGCACGGTGCGCCTGCTGAGAGCTGATGTGGATCAGCCGACCGTATCCGCGCTCGGCCATACCCACGCCGTAACGCTGCCCGAGCAGGAACGGCGCGAGGGCGTTCACGGTCATCGTCGCGTCCCAGTCGTGCTCGGTGATCTCGGCGAAGGGCGGACGGATGTTGACGCCGGCGGAGTTCACCAGGATGTCCGGCTCTCCGAAGGGCACGGCGGCAGCTTCCGCCACGGCACGGATCCCCTCGCGGGTGCTGAGATCGCCGACGACGCCTACCGCACGGCATCCGGCATCCGCGAGCTCGGCGACGGTCTCTTCGACTCTGGTCTCGCCGCGAGCGACGATCACGGTCGAGGCGCCCGCCTTCGCGAGTGCCGTGGCGATACCGCGGCCGATGCCGGAGCTGCCTCCGGTCACGACCGCCGTGCGGCCGTCGAGCGAGAAGAGGTCGGCGAGATAGCCGTTCATGTGTCTCCTGGGGAGTGCGCTCACCACGCCAGGGCAGCGGTGAGAGCTGGGTCGGGGCGGGCATCGGCGTACTCGGGCAGCGCCTGGATCTCGGCGGCGAACGAGGCCACGTCCTCGGCGTAGCGCGGATCGGCGTGCGTGGCGGCGATCTCGAGGAGCGGCGGCAGATCCATCGCCAGGATCAGTTCGAGGCGTGCGGTGACGGCGGCATGCGCACCGGCGTCGCGCAGCACGCGGATGCCTCCCCGGAGGGCCTGGAGATAGTCGCGGAGCACCGGCAGCTGCGCGCGGCCCTGGGTGATCGAGGTGCCGTCCGCTCGCAGCCGCCACCGGACCACCGTGTCGGGGATCACGTCGAAGGCCCGTGCACTGGTGTACATCTGCTGCGCGACCACCTGATCCTCGTAGGCGACCCCTTCGGGGAACCGCAGATCGCTCCAGAGGTCGGTGCGGCTGACCTTCGACCACGCGACGATGTTGGCGCTCGCGCGGGGGTGATCGATGATCGTGGTCCCGAGCCTTGCCGGGGAGGTGGCGGCCTCGACCCAGGGCTGCACGCGCCCAGGGACGTAGCGTTCTCCGTCGAAGCGCGAGCGCACATAGGCACCGGCGACGAAGTCGCTCCCCGTCTCGGTGAGGGTTCCGATGAGACGCTCGAGCGCGGTGGGGGTCAGTTCGTCGTCGCCGTCGAGGAAGCCGACCAGAGGGGTGTCGACGAGATCCACCCCCACGTTCCGTGCAGCACCGAGGCCGCGCGACGCCTCATGTCGCACCGCACGGAAGCGCGGATCGGATGCCGCGGCCGCGGCGAAGATCTCGGCTGTATCGTCGGTCGAGCCGTCGTCGATGAGGATCGCATGCCACCGATTCTCGGTCTGCGCACGCACCGAATCGAGTGCGGCCGGGGCGAATCCGGCGATGTCGCGGCCGGGGACGATCAGGGTCACGATCGGGGCGGATGCGGTCACCAGGCGAGTCTATGGCCGCGTGCGGAAGTCGCGCTCTCGGGCGTCTCGCCTCTCAGACGCCGACGACGGCACGCACGGACGCCGCCACGAGAGCTGCGAGCCGGTCCGGCAGATCGTCGGGCAGCGGGGCGTGGCCGAAGGTGAACCGCACAGAGCTCTGCGCGACGGAGGGGGCGATGCCGCAGGAGAGCAGCACGTGCGACGGGTCGTCGCTCCCGGCGGCGCACGCCGAACCGCTCGACGACACCACGCCCCTGCGCTCCAGCTCGAGCAGCACGGCCTCGCCGCTCATTCCCGCGAACGTGAAGCTCGCGGTTCCCGGGAGGCGCCGGATCGGATCTCCCGTGAGCGCCGCCTGGGGGACGGCTGCGAGCACGGCGGATACGAAACGCTGCGTCGCCGCTCCGACGACCGAGTTGACGGTGTCGCGTTCCGCCTCGGCGAGCTCCAGCGCCACGGCGAGGCCGACCGCTCCGGCGACGTTCTCCGTCCCCGATCGACGTCCTCTCTCCTGACCGCCCCCGTGCAGGAGAGGTTCGAGGGGGACCCGGCCGCGCACGGCGAGGGCGCCGATCCCCTTGGGCGCTCCGAGCTTGTGCCCGGCGATCGCGATCGCATCCGCCCCGAGTCCGGCGAGCGGCAGCCACCCCGCGGACTGCACCGCGTCGACGTGCAGCGGCACGCCGGCCGCGCGGGTCACCTCCGCGAGCGAGGGCATGTCCTGGACCGTGCCGATCTCGTTGTTGGCATGTCCGAGGGCGACCAGCGCGGTGTCGCGGCGCACCACCGCTCGCAGGGATGCATCGGAGACCCGGCCGTGCGTGTCGACGGCCGCCGCCGTGACCTCCACGCCGTGGAAGCGTCGCAAGTAGTCCGCGGACTCCAGGATCGACT of Microbacterium sp. LWH13-1.2 contains these proteins:
- a CDS encoding glycosyltransferase family 2 protein yields the protein MTASAPIVTLIVPGRDIAGFAPAALDSVRAQTENRWHAILIDDGSTDDTAEIFAAAAASDPRFRAVRHEASRGLGAARNVGVDLVDTPLVGFLDGDDELTPTALERLIGTLTETGSDFVAGAYVRSRFDGERYVPGRVQPWVEAATSPARLGTTIIDHPRASANIVAWSKVSRTDLWSDLRFPEGVAYEDQVVAQQMYTSARAFDVIPDTVVRWRLRADGTSITQGRAQLPVLRDYLQALRGGIRVLRDAGAHAAVTARLELILAMDLPPLLEIAATHADPRYAEDVASFAAEIQALPEYADARPDPALTAALAW
- a CDS encoding cysteine desulfurase family protein, which translates into the protein MLYLDHAATSPVRPEVLDAMHPYLTGAFGNPSSHHTYGEAAASALDDARSRIARVLGMRTGDVVFTAGGTEANNLAVKGIVLAALADGRRHLVISPIEHESILESADYLRRFHGVEVTAAAVDTHGRVSDASLRAVVRRDTALVALGHANNEIGTVQDMPSLAEVTRAAGVPLHVDAVQSAGWLPLAGLGADAIAIAGHKLGAPKGIGALAVRGRVPLEPLLHGGGQERGRRSGTENVAGAVGLAVALELAEAERDTVNSVVGAATQRFVSAVLAAVPQAALTGDPIRRLPGTASFTFAGMSGEAVLLELERRGVVSSSGSACAAGSDDPSHVLLSCGIAPSVAQSSVRFTFGHAPLPDDLPDRLAALVAASVRAVVGV